The proteins below are encoded in one region of Levilactobacillus namurensis:
- a CDS encoding vitamin B12 independent methionine synthase yields the protein MTNTKTESVTYPYRYDVVGSLLRPQALKQARARLAKGLIDADELAAIQHDETKRVVNEELNLGLKAVTDGEFNRSWWHLDFLWGLNGVGHYDYHQSYKFHGSKTRTDNADLVGKIAYNPDHPFFATFSYLQTLVPAGIAVKQTIPSPTMLFRDNRSDNWHQFYETWDAYLDDLAQAYHQTIQHFYDLGCRYLQLDDTTWAFLISQLNATADQPDQHAKYVKLAQDAVRVINQVLAGLPDDLTVTTHVCRGNFKSTYLFSGSYDDIADYLGQLHYDGLFLEYDSDRAGDFTPLKRIWNHDTHKRIVLGLITSKFPELENPDDIKARIKQASEFVPLENLALSTQCGFASTEEGNQLTEDQQWAKLKLVKQIATDVWGK from the coding sequence ATGACTAATACCAAAACAGAATCAGTGACCTATCCTTACCGTTACGACGTGGTCGGCAGCTTACTGCGGCCCCAAGCACTGAAACAGGCCCGCGCCCGCTTGGCAAAAGGCTTGATCGATGCCGATGAACTGGCGGCGATTCAACACGACGAAACCAAGCGCGTGGTCAACGAAGAACTGAACTTAGGCTTGAAGGCGGTGACCGACGGAGAGTTCAACCGTAGTTGGTGGCACCTGGACTTCCTCTGGGGACTGAACGGTGTGGGACATTACGATTACCACCAAAGCTACAAGTTCCACGGGAGCAAGACCCGGACCGACAACGCAGACCTGGTGGGTAAGATTGCTTACAACCCAGACCACCCGTTCTTCGCGACCTTCAGCTACCTCCAAACGTTGGTTCCGGCCGGCATCGCCGTTAAGCAGACGATCCCGTCCCCGACCATGTTGTTCCGGGACAACCGGAGTGATAACTGGCACCAGTTCTACGAGACCTGGGACGCATACTTAGATGATTTAGCCCAAGCTTATCACCAGACCATCCAGCACTTCTACGACTTGGGTTGCCGCTACCTCCAACTGGATGACACCACCTGGGCCTTCCTGATCAGTCAGCTCAACGCGACCGCCGACCAGCCCGACCAACACGCCAAGTACGTGAAGTTGGCCCAGGACGCCGTACGGGTCATCAACCAGGTCTTAGCTGGGTTACCGGACGACCTGACCGTGACCACCCACGTCTGCCGGGGAAACTTCAAGTCCACGTACCTGTTCTCCGGGAGCTACGACGACATCGCCGATTACCTGGGACAACTGCACTACGACGGCCTGTTCTTGGAATACGATAGTGACCGGGCCGGCGACTTTACGCCACTGAAGCGCATCTGGAATCACGACACCCACAAGCGCATCGTTCTGGGGCTGATCACGTCGAAGTTCCCCGAGCTGGAGAATCCGGACGACATCAAGGCCCGAATCAAGCAGGCCAGCGAGTTCGTACCGCTGGAGAACCTGGCCCTCTCCACGCAATGCGGCTTCGCGTCGACCGAAGAGGGTAACCAGTTAACGGAAGACCAGCAATGGGCCAAGTTGAAGCTGGTCAAGCAGATTGCCACCGACGTGTGGGGCAAGTAA
- the adhP gene encoding alcohol dehydrogenase AdhP → MKAAVVRDSLDGYVEIKDVQLRDIKANEALVDVEYCGLCHTDLHVAQGDFGNTAGRIIGHEGVGRVKEIGADVTNLKVGDRVSIAWFFAGCGHCEYCLTGRETLCRNVENAGFNVDGAMAEQVIVKANYAVKVPDDLDPVEASSITCAGVTTYKALKTANLHPGEWVTIYGCGGLGNLAVQWAKNVFKAHVIAIDINDDKLETAKKLGADLTFNSKTADSGAWVQEQIGGAHASVVTAVSQIAFDQAIDSVRAGARVVAVGLPKGAMEVSIVKVVLDGIQIAGSLVGTRQDLAEAFQLTAEGDVKPIVATRKLEDLNNIIDEMKAGKIEGRMVVDFTK, encoded by the coding sequence ATGAAAGCAGCAGTTGTTCGGGATTCTTTAGATGGCTACGTTGAGATTAAGGATGTTCAGTTACGGGACATTAAGGCGAACGAAGCGTTAGTGGACGTTGAGTACTGTGGGTTATGTCACACGGACCTGCACGTCGCACAAGGCGACTTCGGGAACACTGCTGGCCGGATCATCGGTCATGAAGGGGTCGGTCGGGTCAAGGAGATCGGCGCCGACGTCACGAACTTAAAAGTCGGTGACCGGGTCTCCATCGCCTGGTTCTTCGCGGGCTGTGGCCACTGTGAATACTGCCTGACCGGGCGGGAAACGCTGTGCCGCAACGTGGAAAATGCCGGGTTTAACGTGGATGGTGCCATGGCCGAACAGGTCATCGTGAAAGCCAACTACGCAGTCAAGGTCCCCGATGACCTGGACCCGGTCGAAGCCAGCTCCATTACCTGTGCCGGCGTCACCACTTATAAGGCCTTGAAGACCGCCAACCTGCACCCCGGTGAATGGGTCACGATTTATGGTTGCGGTGGCTTAGGGAACTTGGCCGTGCAGTGGGCAAAGAACGTCTTCAAAGCCCACGTGATCGCCATTGACATCAACGATGACAAGCTGGAAACGGCCAAGAAGTTGGGGGCCGACCTGACCTTTAACTCCAAGACGGCCGATTCGGGTGCCTGGGTTCAAGAACAAATCGGGGGCGCCCACGCTTCCGTGGTCACGGCGGTCTCCCAAATCGCCTTCGACCAAGCCATCGACTCCGTTCGGGCCGGGGCACGCGTGGTTGCCGTAGGGCTGCCTAAGGGGGCCATGGAAGTCTCCATTGTGAAAGTGGTCTTGGACGGCATCCAAATCGCCGGGTCATTAGTTGGCACGCGGCAAGACTTAGCCGAAGCCTTTCAGTTAACGGCGGAAGGCGACGTGAAGCCGATCGTGGCGACCCGCAAGCTGGAAGACCTGAACAACATCATCGACGAAATGAAGGCCGGCAAGATCGAAGGCCGAATGGTGGTTGATTTCACCAAATAA
- a CDS encoding ArgE/DapE family deacylase, whose translation MDEVVETLRDIIKLDTVNGNEKVVADYIANLLQEHGIASKQIAYTPERVSLVAEIGDGNGPVIGFDGHEDIVALGDSSKWQVDALSAAVKDGKLFGRGAADMKSGLMAGVWAMIHLKESGVPLRGTLRLMATVGEELGQYGARQLAEAGYAKDLDALIVGEPSGADKRLLAQPQIQQMLQIDAAGAQKLADANHTDEQHFIELAHKGSLTYMIHSRGVAAHSSMPEIGKNAIGPLVTFYQKQEAYFATLTKYRNPVLGPITPVVTMIKGGEQINTVPASAELAVKIRTIPELSNATITQAVQQIIADLNAQGAELSFELISDFTPMHTAEDRPLIQAAAVIGRAVLEQALPKIGVSGGTDASSFLAVNPDIDVVVFGPGNITAHQVNEYLDLDMYHRFIKIYERMITRLLS comes from the coding sequence ATGGATGAAGTCGTTGAAACGTTGCGTGATATCATCAAACTTGATACCGTCAATGGCAACGAAAAAGTGGTGGCCGATTACATCGCGAACTTATTACAAGAACACGGCATTGCTAGCAAACAAATCGCGTACACGCCCGAACGGGTCAGTCTGGTGGCCGAAATCGGTGACGGTAACGGTCCCGTGATTGGCTTCGATGGTCACGAAGACATCGTTGCGCTGGGCGACAGCAGCAAGTGGCAAGTCGACGCCCTATCAGCTGCCGTGAAAGATGGTAAGCTGTTCGGTCGGGGCGCGGCCGACATGAAGTCGGGACTGATGGCCGGTGTCTGGGCCATGATTCACTTGAAGGAATCCGGGGTGCCACTCCGGGGAACTCTGCGGCTGATGGCCACGGTCGGCGAAGAGCTGGGCCAGTACGGTGCCCGGCAACTCGCCGAAGCCGGTTACGCTAAGGACCTAGACGCGTTGATCGTGGGGGAACCCAGCGGCGCGGACAAACGCCTGTTAGCCCAACCGCAGATTCAACAGATGCTCCAGATCGACGCGGCCGGTGCCCAGAAGTTAGCGGACGCCAACCACACCGACGAACAACACTTCATCGAGCTGGCGCATAAGGGCTCGTTGACCTACATGATTCACTCCCGCGGGGTCGCCGCGCACAGTTCCATGCCCGAAATCGGGAAGAACGCCATCGGTCCGCTAGTTACCTTCTACCAGAAGCAAGAAGCCTACTTCGCGACGCTGACCAAGTACCGTAACCCGGTCTTAGGGCCCATCACGCCGGTGGTCACCATGATCAAGGGGGGCGAGCAGATCAATACGGTTCCCGCCAGTGCGGAATTAGCCGTCAAGATCCGGACCATCCCCGAACTGTCGAACGCCACCATCACCCAAGCCGTCCAACAAATCATTGCGGACCTGAACGCTCAAGGTGCCGAACTGTCCTTCGAACTGATCAGTGACTTTACGCCGATGCACACCGCCGAAGACCGGCCTTTGATTCAGGCCGCCGCCGTCATCGGTCGGGCCGTACTGGAACAAGCCCTTCCTAAGATTGGGGTCTCCGGGGGGACCGACGCCTCCTCCTTCCTGGCGGTCAATCCCGACATCGACGTGGTGGTCTTTGGACCCGGTAACATTACGGCTCACCAGGTCAACGAATACCTGGACCTCGACATGTACCACCGCTTCATCAAAATCTACGAACGTATGATTACGCGGCTGCTTTCCTAG
- a CDS encoding GtrA family protein: MKPNSDLHQHNHPTTEAEFEEELDAVETKANNELQLYAVWGVITVVFNVVLFYLLYHTFGVEYQIANLIDWFFSVLFAFIVNKFFVFKHKTESLFKELTTFYGTRVATYLIEFVILWIGISLLGANGTITKVLGHGIAIAVNYILSKLFVFKKPATNDSETPAA, from the coding sequence TTGAAACCAAATTCTGACTTACACCAACACAACCACCCCACCACGGAGGCCGAGTTCGAAGAAGAACTCGACGCCGTGGAGACTAAGGCCAACAACGAACTCCAACTTTACGCCGTCTGGGGCGTGATCACTGTGGTCTTCAACGTGGTCTTGTTCTACCTGCTGTACCACACGTTCGGCGTGGAATACCAGATTGCCAACCTGATCGACTGGTTCTTCAGCGTCCTGTTCGCCTTCATCGTGAACAAGTTCTTCGTCTTCAAACACAAGACCGAGAGCCTCTTCAAGGAACTGACCACCTTCTACGGCACTCGGGTGGCGACCTACCTGATTGAATTCGTGATCTTATGGATTGGGATCTCCTTACTGGGCGCCAACGGGACCATCACCAAGGTCTTAGGCCACGGAATCGCGATTGCGGTCAACTATATCTTGTCGAAGCTCTTCGTCTTCAAGAAGCCCGCGACCAACGATTCAGAAACGCCCGCGGCTTAA
- a CDS encoding WxL domain-containing protein, whose translation MRIGPNRLQLTAMTAKGTRRSAPVTVNIEVPGSLQFLMLNTASGFEPGRFSGQNQFVQRRAGWQIVVQDTRGTGKQWTLDAQTTPFTDAAGHRLAGGPVNVTATGTTPLNTSPTPILTHRTDDQVADGVTNVVAGWTDHTGVLLEVDGGTPTGTYRGTITWTLTDAPS comes from the coding sequence TTGCGTATCGGCCCCAACCGGTTACAACTGACCGCGATGACGGCTAAGGGAACGCGGCGGTCGGCGCCGGTCACCGTGAACATTGAGGTGCCGGGCAGCCTGCAGTTCCTGATGCTCAACACGGCTAGCGGGTTTGAACCCGGGCGATTTTCCGGCCAGAATCAGTTTGTCCAGCGTCGAGCTGGCTGGCAGATTGTGGTCCAAGATACCCGGGGAACCGGGAAGCAGTGGACTTTGGATGCCCAGACTACGCCGTTTACCGACGCTGCGGGGCACCGATTAGCTGGCGGACCGGTCAACGTGACGGCCACTGGTACGACCCCCCTGAATACCAGTCCAACGCCAATCCTGACCCATCGAACCGATGACCAGGTGGCTGACGGGGTCACCAACGTCGTCGCGGGATGGACCGACCATACCGGTGTGTTGCTAGAAGTAGATGGTGGCACCCCAACCGGCACCTACCGTGGCACCATTACCTGGACGTTGACCGATGCGCCGAGTTGA
- a CDS encoding lectin-like domain-containing protein yields MSKRWLSMSVIALMMGLGFGAGTSAQAADQAAVTTAPTGISLARSSAAIAPAPETMSHARIVTTPDGSAIALTSGPSQFGAAWSTAPAALDLRRNQTLGVWVNLGARHQAGSDGLALVLQNNRRGAAAMPAMGSRVVGETLGVLATDTNQNQTSAQKLSQTAIQRSWALGVVPTSASATAQPGAANAFATLTGTDQHLTTLYPALASTYRRLRAGGLLSGWLTPARNAYALVPKTLNSVNDLADGRWHHLTLTWNAQAGTMTTTYDDRNPATAAPQPGVSRTVPLDRQAIDPSHTGHVRWGLTATTNRQDTTTLVVVDQTPAAAQTSAVTRVTDLTQHRAVTTGSSVNAGDRVSLTLRLANRNPQATWAAIAGQLHLPADLRLTRGQWVAANGQTSALSSRDLHQAALPVALKRGLTPHQTPVKLHLTGRIAAVPTTQKVAATTSRLTSNLGVTRVTTPDFTVAAKHALTLAVTSGQRVQLPSRQGTMVTGRVRDRSGASHPAVVLQTTLNGLTRPAVTVAAYGDVQSSSSSGSVAYRPQPVTTDRDDG; encoded by the coding sequence GTGAGCAAACGATGGTTGAGCATGAGTGTCATTGCGTTGATGATGGGGCTGGGGTTCGGTGCCGGCACCTCAGCCCAGGCGGCTGATCAGGCGGCTGTGACGACTGCGCCAACGGGCATTTCGCTAGCCCGGTCATCGGCGGCGATTGCCCCCGCACCGGAGACCATGAGTCACGCGCGAATTGTGACCACGCCGGACGGTTCGGCCATTGCGCTGACGTCGGGGCCGTCGCAATTCGGCGCGGCGTGGTCGACGGCCCCAGCGGCCTTGGACCTGCGGCGGAATCAGACGCTTGGTGTCTGGGTCAACTTAGGTGCCCGGCACCAGGCAGGCAGCGACGGCCTGGCGTTAGTCTTGCAGAACAATCGCCGGGGAGCAGCTGCGATGCCGGCCATGGGGTCACGCGTGGTCGGTGAGACTCTGGGTGTCTTGGCAACGGATACCAATCAAAACCAGACTTCCGCGCAGAAGTTAAGTCAAACGGCGATTCAGCGGAGCTGGGCGTTGGGTGTGGTCCCGACCAGCGCATCAGCGACTGCCCAGCCGGGAGCCGCCAACGCCTTTGCCACGTTAACGGGCACTGATCAGCATTTGACGACCTTGTATCCCGCTCTGGCTAGCACCTACCGGCGGTTGCGTGCTGGTGGCCTCTTGAGTGGCTGGCTGACGCCGGCCCGTAACGCCTATGCGCTGGTCCCTAAGACTCTGAATTCAGTCAACGACCTAGCGGATGGGCGGTGGCACCACCTCACGTTGACCTGGAACGCTCAGGCGGGAACCATGACCACCACCTATGATGACCGCAATCCTGCCACGGCGGCGCCCCAACCAGGCGTGAGCCGGACGGTACCGCTTGATCGCCAAGCCATCGATCCGTCCCACACGGGGCACGTCCGTTGGGGATTGACGGCCACTACGAACCGGCAAGATACCACGACGCTGGTGGTCGTAGACCAGACCCCAGCGGCGGCACAGACCAGTGCAGTGACGCGGGTGACGGACCTGACGCAACACCGCGCAGTGACCACCGGCAGCTCGGTCAACGCGGGTGACCGGGTCAGCTTGACTCTGCGGCTGGCGAACCGTAACCCTCAGGCGACCTGGGCCGCCATTGCCGGTCAGTTGCATTTACCGGCTGACTTGCGGCTAACGCGTGGTCAGTGGGTCGCTGCGAACGGCCAGACCAGCGCGCTGAGTTCCCGGGACCTGCACCAAGCGGCCCTCCCCGTGGCACTTAAACGGGGACTGACTCCGCACCAAACGCCGGTCAAGCTACACTTGACCGGGCGAATCGCCGCGGTCCCCACCACCCAGAAGGTGGCCGCGACCACCAGTCGCTTGACCTCTAATCTGGGCGTCACCAGGGTCACTACACCTGATTTCACGGTTGCGGCGAAGCACGCGTTGACCCTGGCTGTGACTAGCGGCCAGCGGGTCCAGTTACCTAGTCGCCAGGGGACCATGGTAACGGGGCGGGTCCGTGATCGATCGGGCGCGTCCCACCCCGCAGTCGTGCTTCAAACCACGCTGAACGGCTTGACCCGCCCAGCGGTGACGGTAGCCGCCTACGGGGACGTTCAAAGTTCATCTTCAAGCGGATCAGTTGCGTATCGGCCCCAACCGGTTACAACTGACCGCGATGACGGCTAA
- a CDS encoding DUF916 and DUF3324 domain-containing protein, with protein sequence MRKFWQGLLVLGALLVGGLITEVPAHAADVGYTVQVVKPKNQDDKTVGYFALRTHPNAQQTLEVIVHNQTDRPQKFNVHVTQAVTNSNGIIDYSQYDPQLDPSLKVKMRDLFAKRQQTITVLANGRVPVKVTYQMPAQRLRGCVLGGIYVIQAQPQQVKQTKAKIRLRDIFAYAVSIRLRESPHNVTPNLRMNRVGVAQVDRQNLVTANLQNFEPGILSGMSVQASVKARNGLRPILQQNQKPLGMAPNSNFNFGLPWGNHRLKAGPYTLELTAHGDGQTWHFVRNFTITSQELRKLGPTNPTKPNNWLYLLLAVIIALLLALIAYLLYRNHQARKQQ encoded by the coding sequence ATGCGAAAATTTTGGCAAGGACTCTTGGTACTGGGCGCACTACTCGTCGGTGGGCTCATAACGGAGGTGCCCGCGCACGCCGCGGACGTTGGGTATACGGTGCAAGTGGTCAAGCCGAAGAACCAAGACGATAAGACCGTGGGGTACTTTGCGTTACGCACGCACCCCAACGCACAACAAACGTTGGAAGTCATTGTGCATAACCAGACCGATCGGCCACAGAAGTTTAACGTGCACGTGACGCAGGCGGTGACGAATTCTAACGGGATCATTGATTACAGTCAGTACGATCCCCAACTGGACCCATCGCTGAAGGTCAAGATGCGGGACCTGTTCGCTAAGCGGCAACAGACCATCACGGTACTGGCTAATGGTCGGGTGCCCGTCAAGGTGACCTACCAGATGCCGGCGCAACGTCTGCGGGGCTGTGTGCTGGGAGGCATCTACGTGATTCAAGCCCAGCCGCAACAGGTCAAGCAGACCAAGGCGAAGATTCGTCTGCGGGACATCTTCGCCTACGCCGTCAGCATTCGGTTGCGGGAAAGCCCGCATAACGTCACGCCTAATCTGCGCATGAATCGGGTTGGCGTGGCTCAGGTCGACCGGCAGAACTTGGTTACGGCCAACCTGCAGAACTTTGAACCCGGCATTCTCTCAGGGATGTCCGTTCAGGCTAGTGTCAAGGCCCGTAACGGCTTGCGGCCCATCTTGCAGCAGAATCAGAAGCCCTTGGGGATGGCACCCAACAGTAACTTCAACTTCGGGTTACCTTGGGGTAATCATCGGCTAAAGGCGGGGCCCTATACGTTGGAGCTGACGGCCCACGGTGACGGTCAGACCTGGCACTTCGTCCGGAACTTCACGATTACGTCGCAGGAGCTGCGGAAGTTAGGACCGACCAATCCGACCAAGCCGAACAACTGGTTATACCTCTTGTTGGCTGTGATTATCGCCTTGTTGTTGGCTTTGATTGCTTACCTGCTGTACCGCAATCACCAAGCGCGGAAACAGCAGTAG
- a CDS encoding WxL domain-containing protein produces MKRRLRTTLLTGAAALVLGLSGLAVPALADTTTTSSSSTPTTSQSTTASETFTNPTNASISLDSAPSIGFGGAMTPNTKSNETYTATSADNPVEVANQGLPSGYNVQVANSAFTNATGDKLGGAVLSLGAPEVAAANTGNPSTAPVASAVTLKGDGTNSLLLDAPAKGGLGVFDADLDLADVTLAVPAGQLPGTYTSNLTFTLGDTAQ; encoded by the coding sequence ATGAAGCGTCGTTTACGTACAACTTTATTGACCGGAGCAGCGGCTCTGGTTTTAGGTCTTAGTGGTCTGGCAGTGCCTGCTTTGGCGGACACCACGACCACCAGTTCGTCGTCGACACCGACGACCAGTCAAAGCACTACGGCGAGTGAAACCTTCACGAACCCGACTAACGCGTCGATCTCATTGGATTCAGCACCAAGCATTGGCTTTGGTGGGGCAATGACTCCAAACACTAAGTCGAACGAGACCTACACGGCAACTAGTGCGGATAATCCGGTAGAAGTCGCAAACCAAGGGCTACCAAGCGGATACAACGTTCAAGTCGCCAACTCAGCCTTCACTAACGCAACGGGTGATAAGCTGGGTGGCGCCGTCTTATCGCTGGGTGCGCCAGAGGTCGCTGCGGCGAACACTGGCAACCCTTCGACAGCACCAGTGGCCAGTGCGGTGACCTTAAAGGGTGACGGCACCAACTCGCTGTTACTGGATGCACCTGCCAAGGGTGGCCTGGGAGTCTTTGACGCCGACCTTGATCTGGCGGATGTCACATTAGCCGTACCTGCTGGGCAATTGCCCGGGACTTACACGTCTAACTTGACCTTTACGTTGGGTGACACGGCTCAATAA